A region of the Synechococcus sp. PCC 7502 genome:
CTATAATTTCCCATTCTTTATCTGTTAGGCTACTTGAGTATGGATTTAGCATTTTCTAAGCATCATACATCTTGCTCATAATAGATATGAAACAGGCTCTATAGCGTTACAAAATTGGTAAGACTGATCAAAAGTCTAACAGCAAGAGAAATATTTAAGAAATGCCCATGGGTCAAGAAAAAATTGTGGGGAGGTGAATTTTGGAGTGACGGGTATTACGCAAGTATAGTTGGAAAGCATGGAAACGAAGGAATGGTTAAAAAGTATGTAGAAGCTCAAGGAAAAGATTACACAGGCTTACACATAAATAATCAGCTAGAACTCTTTTAAGTTGGATACCCTGCTGCTTGCGGCGGGGTTATTCATTCATGATTGTTTCACCTTAAATCCAGTTACGGCAAAGGATGTGTTGGGGTAGTTAGTATAAATGTGAATTTTATTAGGGTTATTTTCCTGTTCAGGATAGAAATAAGAATCAATCCACTCCCAGTTAATCTCAGGAGCAAGTCCTAGATCAGACTCAAAAGCGATAAAGCCAAATGGATAATTATTAGGCTGTCCCTCTACTCTCCCAAATCGCTTAGATATGCCGTCAGGGAAAGCAGTCACAGAGATTTTTATAAACCTTGTCGATGCCTCTAGCGTTAAGGTTGTGGGATTAGTAAAGCTACCTAGTGAATAACTTTCTAACTCCGCTTTATCACAGATAAAATCTTCAATAGCTGTCAATTTATCTTCAATCGCATTTAGGAAAGATGGCAAATCAGAAGTACTCCTAATCTGGGATTCATCGCAGGATGAAGGAATCTCAACCGATGAGCTAAAAATTAGCCTTTGCCTGAGTTCTAGGATTTTAGATAATACCAAACTTTAAATACGAGCTACAGATAAAGCCTCTAAAATATAATCCCACCCAACAATCGAAGCAATTACCTCCTGAGTCATAACTTCTAACCTTTCCCGCATTAATGCACGCAACTGGTCAAGATCTTTTGGCAGTTTCCACCTCAACCCTAATTTGAAATGCTGCCACACTCTTTCAATGGGATTAGTCTCAGGTGCATGGGCAGGCTGAAATAGCAAAAATAATATTTTTAGGAATCTTTAACCGTTTTGCTCTGTGTGCTCCTGCTTGATCCACTTGCATAACGATGATGTCACCTTGAAAATATGCGCTTACTAAGTTCAGAAATACTTGGAAGCATTCACTATTAAGGTGAGTAAATTCATAGAAAAAGCTTTCCCCTGTTGATGGTTCTACAATTCGATAGAGGTAAGTTGCCTTAAACTGCCACTGAACTTTACCTTTGGGTTTGACTCCTCTTGCTGTGATCTTCCTTCCACTAATTGTCTTTAACCCAATTCGTGTTTCATCTTGACAAAAGAATCTCACTTTGCCATTTAGTCCGATTATATTAATGCCGAACCAGGCAATCATGCTTATAATACTGGCAAGGTTTTTTTATATGCTTCTACTTGCTCTTCTGACTTTCCTGCACTGACTGGACGTGTCACTTTCGGTCTGGCTTTCAGCCGATATCGGACTAGATGATGCACAGTTTTATAGTTTGATTTGATTCCTAATTGGTTCTCTAACCATTGGCAGATCTGCCCATAACTTTCAAAGCCTTCTGCTTCTTCCAGCTTTTTTATCAATGCTTTCTGCGCCCATTGTGGAATACTCTGTTTTCGCCCTGTTCTAGGTTTAGTCCTACTATTCCCCCTTTGCGACAATTCCCTAACCAATCTTGCAATGTAACTCGATGCCGTCCCAGTATTGTCGATGCTGTCTGGATTGTGCTTGCTTGTTTTGTTTTTAACAGATACAGCATCTGAATTCTTTCTTTATCTGATGCGGTCTTTTGCACTCTCAGCATATGTTTTAGCTCTTCTTCACTTTCTTTGATCTCTAATTTGTATACTCCTGCCATTTTTTTCTTTGAACTCGGTTTATATATTTATACCATCTGTAGCCTATACTCTTCGATTTGGTATTAGCAGTATTTTAGCTCTTTAAACGATTACAGTTTGACCAAGAGCCGCAGATTTTTCCGCCGCACAGGCAACTGCTAGGGCATAGACTGCGCTGTCAGCATTGGTATAAAGAGGCTTACCATCTAAAAGATGATCGATGACATTTTGGGTATCTTGCTTAAATAAACCTTTGGGAGCTTCGGCAATTAAGGGTACTTCTCCATCAACTGTGATTAATTTACCTGAGTCGGCAGCAAAAACGATTGCTCCTTTTGTACCTTGAATTTCGAGGCTGCGTTCCGATGTCCAGAAACTTTCCCCTTTTTTATAACTGACATCGGCGATCGCTCCATTGGTAAATTTTAACTGAGCATTACAAATACAAGAACTAAACCTGCGGGGTAAATCATCGCCCAGATAACTAAGCTGACAAGTGACCGAACTAACTTTACCAAACATGGCTGTCAGTCGGTGAATCCTTGAGGTGGCAGCTACTAGAGGAAATCCAAATAGCTCTGGCATATATGTCCATTTATCTGGGGCAGGACACTGGGGCGTAGTGGTGGCGTAGCGAATATAATAGGGTTCGCCAATTGTGGGAAGTGCCTGAGCTGCTAAGAGATGAACTTTGCCTAAAAGCTCAATATGCTCGATGTGCAGCATTAAATCTTTGTGGTTTGCCAACTCTACCAGGCTTTTTGCCTCAGCAAGTCCTAAACAGAGCGGATATTCCACCACCACATGCTTACCTGTATTTAATGCCTGCCTCACTATAGCTCCATGCTCTCGATTCACAGTGGATACGACGATTACATCTAAATCAGGTTGGATTACCAGTTCTGACCAAAATTCATAAGCCTTAGTATTAAATTCTTGGGCGATCGCCTGCACCCGATCCCAATTACCAGCTATGCCTTTTACCTGTACCCGTTGATCTTGGCTAAAGAGTTCTGTTCTGGTTTTAGCCGCAAAGCCAGTGCCGACAATGCCAACTCGTAATGGTGAAGTTAAATTCATTTAGTTTTTCTAGATCAACTTCAACATTATTGCTAACTTTTGATTATTATGATGA
Encoded here:
- a CDS encoding winged helix-turn-helix domain-containing protein — its product is MIKKLEEAEGFESYGQICQWLENQLGIKSNYKTVHHLVRYRLKARPKVTRPVSAGKSEEQVEAYKKTLPVL
- a CDS encoding helix-turn-helix domain-containing protein, translating into MAGVYKLEIKESEEELKHMLRVQKTASDKERIQMLYLLKTKQASTIQTASTILGRHRVTLQDWLGNCRKGGIVGLNLEQGENRVFHNGRRKH
- a CDS encoding Gfo/Idh/MocA family protein; the protein is MNLTSPLRVGIVGTGFAAKTRTELFSQDQRVQVKGIAGNWDRVQAIAQEFNTKAYEFWSELVIQPDLDVIVVSTVNREHGAIVRQALNTGKHVVVEYPLCLGLAEAKSLVELANHKDLMLHIEHIELLGKVHLLAAQALPTIGEPYYIRYATTTPQCPAPDKWTYMPELFGFPLVAATSRIHRLTAMFGKVSSVTCQLSYLGDDLPRRFSSCICNAQLKFTNGAIADVSYKKGESFWTSERSLEIQGTKGAIVFAADSGKLITVDGEVPLIAEAPKGLFKQDTQNVIDHLLDGKPLYTNADSAVYALAVACAAEKSAALGQTVIV